From Bernardetia sp., one genomic window encodes:
- a CDS encoding acyl-CoA dehydrogenase family protein, protein MSVATPTQTGTEETLQMIAKMIQDFGERAITPNRNKWDDDQHFPVEVMKELGNLGLMGVLVPEEYGGSGFGYQEYVTAISELAVIDPSIGLSMAAHNSLCTGHILQFGNEEQKKKWLPKLATAEWIGAWGLTEANTGSDAGNMRTTAVQDGDYWVLNGTKNFITHGKSGDIAVVIVRTGEVGDSHGMTAFVIEKGTEGFSGGRKEDKLGMRLSETAELVFDNCRVHKDNILGEVGEGFVQSLKVLDGGRISIAALSLGIAKGALRHSIAYSKEREQFNQPIAKFQAIAFKLAEMATDVETAELLTRQAADLKSKGINVNKESAMAKYLASEVSVKVAMEAVQIFGGYGYTKDFPVEKYYRDSKLCTIGEGTSEIQKLVISRAILK, encoded by the coding sequence ATGTCAGTAGCAACACCTACACAAACAGGCACAGAAGAAACACTCCAAATGATTGCCAAAATGATACAAGATTTTGGAGAACGTGCTATTACTCCTAATCGTAACAAATGGGACGATGACCAACACTTTCCAGTGGAAGTAATGAAGGAATTAGGAAATTTGGGCTTAATGGGCGTTTTAGTACCAGAAGAATATGGAGGAAGTGGTTTTGGTTATCAAGAATATGTAACAGCTATTTCAGAGCTTGCCGTAATTGACCCTTCTATTGGACTTTCAATGGCTGCCCACAATTCTCTTTGTACAGGGCATATTTTGCAATTTGGAAATGAAGAACAAAAGAAAAAATGGCTTCCAAAACTAGCCACTGCCGAGTGGATTGGTGCTTGGGGACTTACAGAAGCCAATACAGGCTCAGATGCAGGCAATATGCGTACTACTGCCGTACAAGATGGCGATTACTGGGTGTTGAACGGAACTAAAAACTTTATCACTCACGGAAAAAGTGGAGATATTGCAGTTGTGATTGTCCGTACTGGTGAAGTAGGCGACTCTCACGGCATGACAGCTTTTGTGATTGAAAAGGGAACAGAAGGTTTCTCTGGTGGAAGAAAAGAAGACAAATTAGGAATGCGTCTTTCAGAAACAGCAGAACTTGTTTTTGATAATTGTAGAGTACATAAAGACAATATTTTAGGTGAAGTAGGCGAAGGGTTTGTACAGTCGTTGAAAGTATTGGACGGTGGACGTATTTCTATTGCAGCTCTTAGTTTAGGAATTGCAAAAGGAGCATTACGTCATTCTATTGCATACTCAAAAGAGCGTGAGCAGTTCAATCAGCCAATCGCAAAGTTTCAAGCAATTGCCTTTAAACTTGCAGAAATGGCAACGGATGTAGAAACTGCCGAACTCTTGACAAGACAAGCTGCCGACCTAAAAAGTAAGGGTATAAATGTAAATAAAGAATCTGCGATGGCTAAATATCTAGCATCAGAAGTATCTGTAAAAGTAGCGATGGAAGCTGTACAGATTTTTGGTGGCTATGGTTATACAAAAGACTTTCCAGTAGAGAAATATTATCGTGATTCTAAACTTTGTACGATTGGAGAAGGAACTTCTGAAATTCAGAAACTCGTTATTTCAAGAGCTATTTTGAAATAA